A region of Tistrella bauzanensis DNA encodes the following proteins:
- a CDS encoding FAD-dependent oxidoreductase translates to MYQPLSDTSAAGGGNDPAVATAVIGSGGAGLAAAWALARSGRPVVLMERCPRAGGHINTRDAGPALGLDHPVPVDTGFIVYNERNYPNLVRLFDAIGTETTASEMSFAVSLSDGTYEYRGSPAGLFVTPRNLIDPGHWRMLRDMHRFNRQARMRPPQPGQSLGGCRAMSAAGWFRASPSPGTA, encoded by the coding sequence ATGTACCAGCCTTTGAGCGACACCAGTGCCGCCGGCGGCGGCAACGACCCTGCGGTTGCAACCGCCGTGATCGGCAGCGGCGGGGCCGGGCTTGCCGCGGCCTGGGCGCTGGCCCGTTCGGGCCGGCCCGTGGTGCTGATGGAACGCTGCCCCCGCGCCGGCGGCCATATCAACACGCGGGATGCCGGGCCGGCGCTGGGCCTGGATCATCCGGTGCCGGTCGATACCGGCTTCATCGTCTATAACGAGCGCAACTACCCCAATCTGGTCCGGCTGTTCGATGCCATCGGCACCGAGACCACCGCCAGCGAGATGTCGTTCGCGGTCAGCCTGAGCGACGGCACTTATGAATATCGCGGCAGCCCGGCCGGGCTGTTCGTCACCCCCCGCAACCTGATCGATCCCGGCCACTGGCGGATGCTGCGCGACATGCACCGTTTCAACCGTCAGGCGCGGATGCGGCCGCCGCAGCCCGGCCAGAGCCTGGGAGGCTGTCGCGCAATGAGCGCGGCGGGCTGGTTTAGAGCGTCACCGTCGCCTGGGACGGCGTGA